CGGACATGGTCGCGTGCTCAATAACGCCCGTGTACCACACGTGCGAAACACCCATTTCCCGAATGGCTTGCAGAGCAGGCGCCGTAATATCATTGAACTTGCCGGTGCCATTTTCGGCGCTGGTGCCATAAGGTTTGTTCACCGTCTTCTTATTACCGAACAGGCGAGGTAGTAACTGGTAGATAACGAGCTTGTTATCCTGCGGAGTTTCGTCGGTGGTATTGGGGTCCGGCAGCGTAGTAGTATCGGTCACGGAAACAGAAGATGTCGAAGGAGAAAGCTGGAACGCGGCTAATGCCAGCGCGCAAGCGGCAATAGGTAGAAGTTTATGCATAGAAAGGCAAGATAGGAAGATAGATAGTTGATGCTATATAAAGTTGAGAAGCTCAGCCCTTGCAGTAAGACATGCAGCTGCTTTGCAGTCTAATTATACCACAGACCATCAAGCCCTTAATACTCTTGGGTAAGTGGGTGCAGCATCAACTCATCAACTACAACATGGGGTGGCGCTTCCAGGATATAGCGGACGGCTTGGGCTACATCGATAGGCCGGAGGTGGGTTTTCTCCGCTTCTGGGCCGCCAGGGTGAGAATCGTTGAAGTACGTATCGACCAGGCCCGGATAGATGGTGCTTACTTTAACCCCATGCGGACGCATTTCTTTGCGCAGGGCACTGAGTACGGCATCCTGGGCGTATTTGCTGGCGCCATAGGCCGCGCCCGTGACAAAGGTGCGCTTCGAGACATCGGAAGCTATGCCCACAATATGGCCGTAGCCTTGCAGCTTGAAGTGAGGCGCGGCGGCTTTGCACACCAGAAAGGTGCCCTTCACATTTACGCTAAAAATACGGTCCCACTCAGCGGCATCCACATTTTCGAGTAGGTCGAAACTGCCCACGCCGGCGTTGCAGATAATCATATCGAGGCGGCCGTAGTGGCGCAGGGCTACTTCAACGATATTTTGGGCGTCGTCCTCATCTGATATGTCGGCGGGCACGGCTAGGCCGTTTATTTTGTGGGCTACATCGAGCAGATCGTCGGCGGAGCGGGCCACGCAGACCACTTTTGCCCCCTGCATAGCCAGCAGCAACGCAATAGCCCGGCCGATGCCCCGGCTGGCCCCCGTAACGATGGCAACTTTATCGGTGAGGTCGGTCATATGGTTCTGTTAGGTTGCGCTGGAGAAGCAAGATTCCCATGTAACTCCTTGACCCCTCGTAAGATGGGAGTTTCAAGATACAGAACATTAAGATTTATTCTTAACGATTTGCCATGTAAATCTCAGCACCGTCGGCAGGCAGTTGCCTCTATGAGCTACCGCTTCAACTCTAGTACCCAGGCCGTTTGCCCCGGAATACGCAGCGTTTTCAAGTCGGGAAGTGTTGCTCCCGAAACCACGTTGGTGGCGGAGGTAAAGCCGGTCAGGCGTTCGGCAAAACGCCCCCCATCTATGGTTTTCTCCTGCTTATTGGCGTTCATCATCACCATCACCGTTTCGCCCTTGTCATTGTAGCGGAAGTAGGTGTACACGCCATCCTCCGGAATGTAGTGCATGAGTTTGCCGCTGTGCAAAGCCGGGTGGGCCTTGCGGTAGTTGGCCAGCTTGCTGACCAGCGTAAATACCTCTTGCTCAACTGGGGTACGACCCGCGGCCGTAAACTTATTCTCTTTATCTCCCGGAAATCCCCCGGAAAGTCGGCGCGCACGAGGCCGTCGGGGTTGGAGAAGTTTTTCATCAGAATCTCGGTGCCGTAGTAGAGCTGCGGGATACCGCGGCAGGTAAGCAGCCAGGTGAGGGCCATTTTCTGCTTATTCACGTCCTCGCCCAGCACCGAGAAAATCCGGCTCAGGTCGTGGTTGTCGAGGAAGATGACGTTGCGGTTCGGATTCTCATACAGCCAGTCGCTCTGGAGCGTGTAGTAGATCTTGGAAATCCCCTCCGACCAGCCGGGCTCCTTATTGAGGGCATCCTGAATGGAGTAATACAGCATGAAATCGGTGACGCCGTTCAGGTTGCTCTTGAAGCCATTGACGGCTGGGAAAGCGTTACGCGACCAGAATGCCTGCTGAGAAACCCCTTCGGCATATTGTACCCACGTCTCGCCAAACATGCCCAGCTGCGGATACTCTTCCTGAATGGCTTTCCCCCATTTCATTAGAAAGCCGGGCTCCGAATACGGGTACGTGTCGATGCGATAGCCATCGAGGCCGGTGTATTCAACCCACCACAGAAAGTTCTGAATGAGGTAGGTAGCCACCAGCGGATTTTCCTGGGCCGGATCGGGCATGGTCGTATCAAACCACGTGGTATTGAACATCTTGCGGTCCTCAGCCGAAGCGTAAGGGTCGTTCACGGTGCCGTCGCGATAGTTGCCACGGGTGAAAGTGGGCCACTGGTGAAACCAGTCTCTGGCCGGCTGATCCAGATACAGGTAGTTTTTGCTGCCCATGTGGTTGAGCACCACGTCGTGAATAACCTTCAGCCCGTTTTGGTGGGCATTGCGCACGAAGTTTACGTAGTCTTCATTGGTGCCATAGCGGGGGTCCACGGCGTAGTAATCGGTGAGAGCGTAGCCGTGGTAGCTGGCCTTGGGCATGTCATTCTCGACGAGGGGCGTGGGCCAGATAGCCGTGACACCCAGCTCTTTAAGGTAGCCAAAGTGGTCTTCAATGCCTTTTATGTCGCCCCCGTGCCGGGCGTACATGGAGTCGCGCGACACACGGTTTACCATGGTGCCTTTGATCACATCATTTTTCGGGTCGCCGTTGGCAAAGCGGTCGGGCATGAGCAGGTACACGAAGTCGGCGCTGGTGACGCCCTGTACCTTGGTTTTGTCGTAGGGCGTGGTGCGCTGCCGCAGTTCATACTCGTATTTTATCTTTCGCTCACCGTCAAATTCCAGTGGCAGCTTACCCGGCTTAGCGTTGGCGTTTATGGTCAGATTAACAAGCAGATAGTTCGGACTCTCCAGCTTTTGTATCCCGTCCAGGGTCACACCGTCGTACTTCAAGCTGACTTTGCTGGAGCCGATTTTTGGCCCATATACCAGCAATTGAAGCTTCGGATTTTTCATGCCTACCCACCAAAACGTGGGGTCGATGCGGGTGATGGGGCCGGCTTTTTTCTTCGATGCCGTAGTAGACGCTACTTCGGGCGCGGCCACGGCAACAGCGGCGG
The window above is part of the Hymenobacter radiodurans genome. Proteins encoded here:
- a CDS encoding SDR family oxidoreductase — translated: MTDLTDKVAIVTGASRGIGRAIALLLAMQGAKVVCVARSADDLLDVAHKINGLAVPADISDEDDAQNIVEVALRHYGRLDMIICNAGVGSFDLLENVDAAEWDRIFSVNVKGTFLVCKAAAPHFKLQGYGHIVGIASDVSKRTFVTGAAYGASKYAQDAVLSALRKEMRPHGVKVSTIYPGLVDTYFNDSHPGGPEAEKTHLRPIDVAQAVRYILEAPPHVVVDELMLHPLTQEY
- a CDS encoding cyclomaltodextrinase C-terminal domain-containing protein — translated: MHYIPEDGVYTYFRYNDKGETVMVMMNANKQEKTIDGGRFAERLTGFTSATNVVSGATLPDLKTLRIPGQTAWVLELKR
- a CDS encoding alpha-amylase family glycosyl hydrolase, whose amino-acid sequence is MKFLRLLLLLASGLLASTAAVAVAAPEVASTTASKKKAGPITRIDPTFWWVGMKNPKLQLLVYGPKIGSSKVSLKYDGVTLDGIQKLESPNYLLVNLTINANAKPGKLPLEFDGERKIKYEYELRQRTTPYDKTKVQGVTSADFVYLLMPDRFANGDPKNDVIKGTMVNRVSRDSMYARHGGDIKGIEDHFGYLKELGVTAIWPTPLVENDMPKASYHGYALTDYYAVDPRYGTNEDYVNFVRNAHQNGLKVIHDVVLNHMGSKNYLYLDQPARDWFHQWPTFTRGNYRDGTVNDPYASAEDRKMFNTTWFDTTMPDPAQENPLVATYLIQNFLWWVEYTGLDGYRIDTYPYSEPGFLMKWGKAIQEEYPQLGMFGETWVQYAEGVSQQAFWSRNAFPAVNGFKSNLNGVTDFMLYYSIQDALNKEPGWSEGISKIYYTLQSDWLYENPNRNVIFLDNHDLSRIFSVLGEDVNKQKMALTWLLTCRGIPQLYYGTEILMKNFSNPDGLVRADFPGDFREIKRISLRPRVVPQLSKRYLRWSASWPTTARPTRLCTAANSCTTFRRMACTPTSATMTRAKR